From Aedes albopictus strain Foshan chromosome 1, AalbF5, whole genome shotgun sequence, one genomic window encodes:
- the LOC109412998 gene encoding pre-mRNA-processing factor 17 translates to MSVAKSLQICAAPVVVPTEQSDVSRKLAPSVSELHYNPRFEELFAPVAGPANPFLTEQMKAPKNTLTGFVEKAHISDFQFDNQRKTFHSFGYALDPSVDTAAGSEAGPSYVGHLQAAYDTDGKTVFESSKPNRSGDKRKRVKNANPEDVEGFLGPWGKFEDEETVSRPSETERAEIEEMMAKKQRRNRVTEDKPIEEKSVLHIKDSVDYQGRSFLHPPHDSGVNLRKSSAPDRCFLPKAHIHTWTGHTKGISAVRWFPVSAHLLLSCSMDARIKIWEVYNERRCVRTYSGHRQAVRDVSFNNRGDRFVSAGYDRYLKLWDTETGDVISRFSSRKIPFCVKFHPDFNKQHLFVAGTSDKKIICWDTRSGEIVQEYDRHLGAVNTITFVDENRRFVTTSDDKSLRVWEWDIPVDMKYIADPTMHSMPAVTLSPNGKWLACQSLDNKIVIFSAINRFKMNRKKTFTGHMVSGYACNLDFSPDMSYLVSGDGDGKCYIWDWKTTKLYKKWQAHDNVCIAALWHPHEASKLVTAGWDGVIKYWD, encoded by the exons ATGTCGGTGGCGAAATCGCTGCAAATCTGTGCCGCACCGGTGGTGGTACCGACG GAACAATCCGACGTTTCTCGGAAGCTTGCGCCTAGTGTCAGCGAACTGCACTACAATCCTCGATTCGAAGAGTTGTTTGCTCCTGTTGCCGGACCAGCTAATCCGTTTCTTACGGAACAGATGAAAGCCCCGAAAAATACGTTAACTGGATTTGTGGAGAAGGCGCACATCAGTGACTTTCAGTTCGATAACCAGCGGAAAACCTTCCACAGTTTTGGATATGCTTTGGATCCGTCGGTCGATACGGCTGCTGGGTCGGAGGCGGGGCCAAGCTACGTAGGACACTTGCAGGCCGCTTACGATACGGACGGGAAGACGGTGTTCGAGTCGAGCAAGCCGAACCGGTCGGGGGACAAACGGAAGCGAGTCAAGAATGCCAATCCGGAAGACGTGGAAGGTTTCCTAGGTCCTTGGGGAAAGTTCGAGGACGAGGAAACGGTTTCCCGGCCTAGCGAGACGGAACGGGCCGAGATCGAGGAGATGATGGCCAAGAAGCAGCGCCGGAATCGGGTCACCGAAGATAAGCCCATCGAGGAGAAATCGGTTCTTCACATCAAGGACTCGGTCGATTACCAAGGCAGATCCTTCCTGCATCCTCCTCACGATTCCGGGGTCAACCTGCGCAAGAGCAGCGCTCCGGATCGGTGCTTTTTGCCGAAGGCTCACATCCACACGTGGACCGGACACACCAAGGGCATCTCCGCGGTCCGGTGGTTCCCCGTTTCGGCTCATCTGCTGCTGTCCTGCAGTATGGATGCTCGGATCAAAATATGGGAAGTTTACAACGAGCGGCGGTGTGTTCGGACCTACTCCGGCCACAGGCAAGCCGTGCGGGATGTCAGTTTTAACAATCGGGGCGATCGGTTTGTGTCGGCCGGGTACGATCGCTACCTGAAGCTGTGGGATACGGAGACTGGGGATGTGATATCGCGGTTTAGCTCGCGGAAGATCCCCTTCTGCGTCAAGTTCCATCCGGATTTCAACAAGCAGCATTTGTTCGTGGCCGGGACGTCGGATAAGAAGATCATTTGC tgggacacccgcaGCGGCGAAATCGTCCAGGAGTACGACCGGCATCTGGGTGCCGTGAACACCATCACCTTCGTCGATGAGAACCGTCGCTTCGTGACCACCTCGGACGACAAGAGTTTGCGCGTTTGGGAGTGGGACATTCCGGTCGATATGAAATACATTGCCGATCCCACGATGCACTCGATGCCGGCGGTCACACTTTCGCCCAACGGAAAGTGGCTGGCGTGTCAGAGTTTGGACAACAAGATTGTCATCTTTTCGGCAATCAATCGGTTCAAGATGAATCGCAAGAAGACCTTTACCGGTCACATGGTTTCCGGTTATGCGTGCAATTTGGACTTTTCGCCGGATATGAG CTACCTGGTGTCCGGAGACGGCGATGGAAAGTGCTACATTTGGGACTGGAAGACGACCAAGCTGTACAAAAAGTGGCAAGCCCACGATAACGTTTGCATTGCGGCGCTCTGGCATCCGCACGAAGCCAGCAAGCTCGTGACGGCCGGCTGGGATGGAGTCATCAAGTATTGGGACTAG